The Scomber japonicus isolate fScoJap1 chromosome 12, fScoJap1.pri, whole genome shotgun sequence sequence aaTCCATCTGAGAGAAACTGAAATTATAATTGGAGCCTCTTATTCGTTAACCTCTGTGTtggtctctcacacacacacaggcacacacacacacacacaggcacacacacacacacacacacacacacacacacacacacacagtcacacacacacacacaggggggactgatgatactttttttttttttttttaaagggccaCAGaaatgtctgtgtctctcttccaCAGGAAGAATCAGATAGCAAATCATTTTCTGTCTTAAAAATACAACAGTACCAGTCAGTCACATTCATAAACTTGCAAACAGACTCTCTTTGAATTCACCATCCATTGTTGTTCtttaaacttttacattttagcAGCAGCTAATGTTAGTGAAAGACTGTGCTTTTACTTTCATCCAGTGCTTTTAGACCCCAACAGAGCAAAACAGCAGATACATATATTGACTGAATACTGTAGCTGTATAATGTATCTGACCTTTTGTTCAGTCGTTCAGTCAGCACCTCAGTGGgtcaatcatttaaaatattaagtcATATATTAAAAATTATTCCAATTTAACTATGCCAATTCCATCAACAGTGTGGTTACTAAGACATCCAGTCATCTTATCAGAGGCCTCTCGCTCAAGTATCAGCAGGTTGTTGTGGCAGTACAGGTGAAATCCAGGCGTAGAGTATTTGTCCATTTTGATGAAGTGAATGAAATGTAAGAGAACTTCATGTCTGAGCAGGTCACAGTGTTAGTTAGTTGTTCTAGTTCGAGGCCTCGCCATCCGTCATCTCTGTGAGCACACATGTTTGTTGGGGGTTTAAGGTTTAGTCTGTGCAGTTTGGTTGATGGTTATGCTGGTGTCAAAGTGGGGCAGAAATGGGGGACTGAGTAGCGCTGGCATAGGTGACAGTGGAGGGTCTGGGGGGCCAGTCAGTATCGTCCTGCAGCTCCAGGGCCAGAAGCTTGTAGAGGACCCTTGGGGGCTTGTTTTTCCTACAGAACAACCGGGACAGGCAGGCCGAGGCCCAGCGGTCATTGGCCATCTGAGAAAGTACACGTTCAGTGTGAATGTAGGACACAGAAAAAGTTAGTTAATGACATTATATCAGACGTTTTCACACTATCTGCTAAACACGTGGGTCTTCAGGAGCAGATTGTCTGTAATTATGTGACTAAAACATCTGTTGAAGAGGACAAATTTAAAATCCTAATTATGTGGTTATTTGAAAGTGATTGTTTAAAATTAAACCGATTATTGCATAAATATTCGTCCAATTTTTGCAAcattgattttacatttttaagcatTACAAGTGTCTTAAGACAAATGTGCAGTAACTTGCAGGTTTGCAAGACTGTTTATGGCTTCATGAGATCAGCCAGAATTGGTTTAACACACTTTCAACTCTAACAATCTAACAAATGTAGTCAAATGAAAGATGACCTGTTGAGTAAAGTTTAAGATTAAGTAGCTTATAGTAACACATATTAGTCATTTATAATGTATACATTTACAGCATGTAAACCGTCATCAGAGGAAAATACTAAGCAAGGAAGCAAGAGAATGAAAAAGCATCTCTATCTAGACAGTGGCatcagacaaaaataaaaaaagtgagtGAAGTGAAAAGCTTGCCAACCTGAAGTGTGTCAGCCGGGGGGGACTTGGTGAGCTGATTTACCCCCCGATTGTCTCTGAAAACTAGCTTCCACAAGATGATGTCAAGGATCAAAATCTACGAGAGATTTCAGTGGTAACTTGAGAATCAGCTGATCATGACTACGGAGTTACAGCCACAGAAATGcaccaaaaacacagaaataatcatttgaaaaaagatttttttgatttcattcattAGGAGGTGATTCATTGCAAGTCGGTAGAAACAATCAATGCATGCAAATCAAAgctttataaaatgaaaaagatcagaaaaatctgttaaaatttgctaaaagagagcagagagcttGTAGGGTGTGATGTCTCTAAAGCGTACCTCCAACATGAAAGACACGGCCGCATTCATTATGATAATGATGACCAGTGTAATGCGCCAGTCATGAGGAACACACACAATCTGAGGGGAGGCAGAGCAACAGGATGCACACTGAATAAACCACACACACGGTTTCCATCGTTTCATGCAACATCTCGACTGCTTCTCTCGAACAgcatcttttcttcattttttctgATGTTACTTTTGTTCACGTCTAAAGTTAGCATGTTAAGCACTGCAATACTtcagaacaacaacaacctgtgcaaaaacatccaaaaaaaacTAGTTTTACCTCCAGGAAGCTGTCAATGGCAGGAATAGGGTTCAGCacgatgaggaagaggaaaataTACAGAGCGATGGCCGACAGCATGAACGGCCCTTatgacacaaaaacactgaaagtTAGTGGAAACAGAACAAAGCGGTTGTTTTCAACTtgcaaacacatcacacacatacacaggtatGGTAAGAGTAAAGTATGGTAAGTGTTgcctcaataaataaatgtaaaaaaaaaaaaaatgtatatgttcACTTTTCTAAGATCTGACTAAAAAATATGTCTTCTAAATTTgaatatgtaaaatgttttttttgttttttttaacacagcagTTCAAAATGTGCTGATCTCTTTCCACACACATCACGTCAATCACTCAGTGCTTTAGCATTACAAAATAAGTCCTACAGTTTTTGTAGCTTGGTTGTCTGAAGGGTTTTCCCTTTGAGAAGACGATGGCCACGGCTAAGTACTGGAAGGAGGAGACGTAGAAGAGGGTGGTGTTTTCGTAGTTCTTGATGTTTTTGTGGTCGTGAGGTGACGTTACATTGGGCCTGTGAGGGGGGACGGAGCTGGAAACATTACAGGCACTgtgggagaagagaggaaagtagATAAAGAGAGGAAATAGACATTTCTATTTTAATACATGAGCAATGCAGAGAAAATAAGTCAAAGGTAAATGAAAAGTATAAAATGTGAGTATTAATTGTCACATTTTCCAGACTTTTTTCTGATTTGAGTTTTTCTACTGTATGTTCTATAAAAAGTGTATGAATAACATTtgactggctggctggttgATCCCCATTTCAAAGTTATGTTGtgtcaagaagaagaaaatcaaattaaaatcaaattaaaattaaaatgtagagATTTTGTTCAAAATTGTTGGATTCATCTAACCAGCCAGCATATTGTACAGCCAATCAGCACACAGTTGCCATGTGCACCTGGCTGATCCATTATTTTACTAAAATATTCTCAGTTTTAAAAATAGCACAGAGAAGTCTGCAAAAGCCAGAACTGAGGAacagggaaagaaaaaagactgtATATGACTACAGCATTTACAACTTGTATTGACACATTAGTGATAATATAATAtcagtgttttaatgatttAGCAGGTGTtcatttcttctcttcatctcattttttttgtgtggtaaTAGTAGATGTTACTCACTCTGAGAGGGGCGTCCATATCTCATACCAGCTCTGCTGTCGTACTAAGAGGAAAGCCAGGACCTGGAAGACCATGCAGGTGAGAATCTGGGTCAAAACCGAGCAGAGCAGCGGACCAGAGATCAGACTGGACGGGGGACGTTGGTTCACCAGCTCCTTCCACGCCGGGTTCAGACTCActaaaagacacaaacacacacaaaccaggcAGTGAGTTGATCTCCAAACAAGCTACAATATGTCAGTTCTGGCTTTAACTTCAAGCACAGATTAAAAGCTTTGCAGTGCTTGTCTCCATGATACTCACTTGTAAAGGCAATGATAAGAATGATGACAATGTCAATAAAGAGGAACTGGAAGTCTCCCAAGTTGCTGAGAATCTACAGAAGAGATTAATGAGAAATTCAACATGTATTCACGACAGTCACACAACACCAGGCGACTCAATTTTGATCTAAAATAGACAGATAACTCATTCATTTCTGCACTATGTATATGTCATAtaattatttctaactgatagCCTTCACTCACACTTTtcccaggaaaaaaaacaatggtcATCTGACATGTCACTTTGTGGTGGCTGCCTTTGTTTCACTGAATGGAAAACTcctaaatctttttaaaaatctacttGCTTCTCACGTCTACGCTGCTCATTAACCCTCCATACGTCATGTGGGAACCATATCAGCAACGACAATAACAGGATGAGCTCATTTTGCTTTGGCTGCTGACTGTCATCACACATAAAAGATGTAAACATCTAATTCTAACACTTCAAATCCCATTTTATACATATCCGTAGCCACTCCAATAATATTAAGTGTACAAGCAAGAAAGAGCAGTGTGTTTACTGAGTAGAGCAGGGTGACACTGAGGTACTGGATGATGCTGTAGAGAGCCATGAACTTGAACACGCAGAATGATGTAATGAGGGCAGCTCGACCCTCCCTGTGGAAGGTAAAAAACAATCAGGAACAAACCAGAGCGTGCTGCAATTTAACTTCTGTGATCACAATGTAAATATGGAATATGGAAACAATATTTCACTCTTTGAAACTCCGAAAAATCAGTTTGTTCACTCAGCTGGTACCAAATTTGAAAAGGATGAACTGAGAACGCATATTTAATTCCAGAAAAATTTGTCAAaatttgttttcagtcaaaATTTCGagtgagttagggttagggttagggttagggttagtgcatCAAACTGTGAATCCTGCACTGTGTATCTTTACACCTCTACTGGTTACAAATGGAACTACTGTGGCGAATCAGgcaaataatcattaaaaacaagttGAGTATTTATGGATTAATACACATGTCTTGATTTTCCTCTCTGGAGCACACTTTTGAAAACTATTCCAAAAGTCCCACAACCACCACGGATCTCATGTTAGATAGAGTTTAAGTATCACACTGAGCGGCTACCTGATGAGATTTGGGACACAGGAGATGtttgaggtggaggaggtgaagggagAAGCGACAGAGGCCTCCAGCTCAGACAGAGAGATCCCACTGTGAGCTCTCTTTAgagcctgagagagagagagagagagagagagagagagagagagagagagagagagagagagagagagagagagagagagagagagagagagagagagaggttcaTTACTATAAAGCTTTAACAGTATTATTACTCATAACAGATTTATTCTAGGATTTCAGTACATTTTCCACCCAAACAGACATAAttgccacacacagacacacaggtatCTATTTGTGGTATGACTTGTTTCCACTTGACACAGAATGGGCTGATCTCTCTCGCTAAAATCTAGCACATATCACATTAATCTCCTTTGTCAATACTTACTCCACAGTCATTAGCACCATCACCACACATCCCAACAATGTAACTGGAAGGTAAACAAATTGGGTGAATTAAACAAATGTTGCAGATGTTATGAAATCATTGTGAAATGAATCAAAGCTCATCAAGTAAACTAAAACTTAAGTCAACAACTAGATGGAATGCTCACTCTATGCTCTGCAGGACTTCCACCAGCTGTGTCTTCTGGTCGGGAGCCATGCGAGCAAACACGGTGCCTCGAAGTGCGAGCTGCAGTGCCCCCATGTGGAGAGATAAAGGATTACAGGAACATCCAGCCAACATGAAGCCATACAGAAATCATCTTAAGCTTCACCTGTTTATCTTTTTACCTTCTGGACTAGTTGAGGGAAGTGCTCGGTGATAACGGTAAAGGCTCGGCCAGTCACAGCAAAGTGATAGCCTTGGTCTGGCTGAGGCAGCTGATCGTCATACACCCCTTCCTCCAGACTGATCTCCACAGTCTGAACATGACAGGACAGACATAcaagtaaaaacaataaacagatTTTACTACAAACGCTAAACTTTAAAGTTTCAGACACCTTCCTGTGAACTGTTTCTTTTAACACTGcagtttttcttccttcagacatttgaaaacatttcaaactgaaCTTGAGTGTCAGAAACAACTGTGAAACGCATGAACACGCAGGGGTTCTGTGCAACAAAATGCAGAGCAATTTAGAAGGAGTGATAACACTCTAAAACAGCAACAGGCAGGAAACAGACCCAAATACAAGGTCTGATAAGacagatgatgacatcatatgaGTATCTGCAGATGTTCAGAGAGCAGAACTGAAAGAAATTGAACCACTGCTTTCACCACAGTGTACCAGATACACAGTGTCTGTACTTAGGGGGGTCAATTATGGGAAAGAGCATAGACTACATTTCCAAAGCCAACAAAGTCTCTATCCCTGATTGATGGTGGGTTACAAAAGGTCGGTCCAATGAAGACACAACCTGTGATTTCCTGTCTTACCTGAATGTCCTTGACGTCCTGCTCAGGGTTTTCAGTGTAATGCCACGTGATGTGAGCAGGGCTGAAATCCTTTGGCGGCACAGCATCTGCTATAATGACTTTTTCATGTGGACGGACCATCCCGCAGTCTCGAGCCACTGATATCGCCGTCAGCATGTTGTCAcctaacaaaaacataaataaatcaagacagagtgaagaggaaggaagaaagcactGCGTctacacaataaaacatgattttagtCATTACTAGTAAGTGAGTGAATTCACTAAACTGGGTTACCTGTAACCATTAAAGTGCGAATGTTAGCTTGTCGCAAGTCACTTAAAACCCCAGCagtctcttcttttattttgttctgcATGATGATCAAGCCGAGGAACTCCACGTTGGTCTCTATCAGGTCCCTGAAAGACACAGATCACAACCTACATCTCAGCGGTTCACCACCATTTGCTCATCACAAATACTCAAATATGTTTCAAGTCACTTGAGTTCAGAGGGTGAAAGACAACAACAAGCACAATTTCTGcctataagatagatagatagatagatatatactttattgtccctgaagggaaatttgtcttgggctctAAGTGCTGAGACCACTGCCGCCATAGACATCATAAATGTGTAATGCTCATTGGAGTTGAAGAGttgtaattcactttttttgACATCCTGCCTTCCTGCTAATCTGCCTGGTCCTCTTTAGTAAATGATTTCCTACATTTATCAGACAAACATCCAGAGACCGACATGAATTTGTTGATTTTAATCCAGTGATCATGTGGGCTAGCAAAAGTAGTTGAGTGATCACAGTCACCCCTCTTAACCCAAATTGGACCCAGTGTTTCAACTACACTAGCTTCAGATCtctgtattttttattctatCTATTTCAAAAAGCAGATCATTCACTGAAGCATGCGGAATGCTAGAAGATAATTGTTATATttgaggatgatgatggagaAGAATAGAGATGGTCAGAAGGACTTATTTTGCCTCTATAGGAAGCATATGACATGACAAGGTGTTGTATTGTACAATGAAGTCAGGGGTGGCAGAGAAGTATGTAAGAGTGTTGCAGCATATGTATGAGGGCAGAGTGACCGTGAGGTGCTGTTGGAGTGATGGATGGGTTCAAGGTGAACGTGGGACTACATAAAGCATTGGTGACAGGTTGACAGATGAGATGAGGCAGGAGTCTCTGTGGACTATGATGTTCGTGGCTGACACTGTGATCTGTAGTGAGAGTAGGGAGCAGGTTGAGGAGAGCCTGGAGAGGTGGAGGTATGCACTGGAGAGAAGAGGGATGAAAGTCAgtaggatggaaagatggaaaatgtgtgtgaatgggagtGAGGGCAGAGGAATGATGAGGATGTAAGGAATAGAAGTTGTGAAGGTGGTTGACTTTAAAATGCTTATTAGATATATATTAGAGTGACAGCTCAGTTTAGACGGTTTGGCGGCAAAGTGAGAGAGGCTAGATTGAGATGGTTTGGATGTGTGGGGGAGGAGAGATTCTGGTTATGTTGGGAGAAGGATGCTGAAGATGGAGCTGCTGGgtaagagggaaagaggaaagcaAAAAAGGAGGTGTATGGATATGGTGAGGTAAGACATGCAGGTGGTTATATGACGGAGGAAGTTGCAGAAGACAGGAGGCCCTGCTGTGGCGACCCCTAATGGGAGCAGCTGAAagaggaggttttttttttttgggggggagatCCTTCTAAACCCGAACTTTTGGCCTTTTCAGGATATCTCAGGTCTCTTTTGAGTGTGCTGCACTATATAAAGTATACTGTAGCTGTATTGCATTATGACATAGAAAATACTGTCGGTGGAAAAATGTAGGCTATGAGtttaatgtctctttttttgatGGATTTCACCCtgttgtatgttgttgttaCAAAACAGCGAGTCTAGCAACTAGCTTACAGGTTCATTCTGAGGGCCTGACACCAAAACATGATATTTGCTCATGATTTACAAAGCTGGAACATTTTCTACTCTCTCACTGTGTTGTAGCAGAACTGCAAATATTTGAACTTTATGTCATATGATCTATGTTTGTCCTGTTATCAGCAGAACTAAGTCCTCCAGACTTTAAAATGGGAAACACAAGTTACATGAGCAATTACATTCTTTTAAAGATTCACCACATTCCAgtacaagatgtttttattctcaCGCATACTGACATGACGTGTAATAGTGCAACAGTACAACAGTTTTATCTGTGGAGGGAGGCGTACCTGCTAAGGCTCTGGACTTTGTGCCAAGAGAGTTTGGACTCCAGTTGTCGATGTGCCAGGGCAATAACCCTGAATCCCTGCCTGGTGTAGGTCTCCAGGGTTTCTGTAAAACTCTGCGGGACTGACGGGAATCAAACACAACAGAGGTCAGCTGTTAGGTTAGCCGGTCTGGCCTTTATTAGCTGAATGCATCCTTTATTTTATAGGCgaggaggagaggcaggaaATATCCTTCCCAACCTTTTACATGCAGGTAAAGAGAGTCAGACCTGTGTGCTGTTTGCAGAGGCTGGCCACAATCTCTGGTGCTCCTTTCAGGTAGGCATCCATGTGTTTTTCCCCCAGCTTCCTGACCACTACACTCATTCTCTGCAGTGCTGAGGAGAACGGGAACTGGCGCACGATCCCAATCTCACAGGACTGGGGAGCAAAAGTCAATTCAACTTTCAAATcagtttttctttcacattttgACCTGAAGAATTATGTTTTTTCAGAAGAgaaatgcaaaagaaaaaaagagacaacttACAGATAACTCAGACAGCTCCTGCACAAAGAAgaaggattaaaaaaattaagatgtaattcatttttgaaaatataCAAATCCACAAGCACAATCAAATACACTGATCAGTAAATAGTGACATGGAGAGCCTCTGTACCAGATTCTGAGTTAGAGGATTGTTCTGATTGGCTTCAGGGTTGACTTGCTTCGGAGGTCGCACTACAGTTGGCATTATGGGATTGTGGAGTGCAGTCTCTTCTTCTGTGGGCTCCTCCAGGATCTGAATAAAAATCAAAAAGATATATTGTAACATCTTAAAAATATATTGAGTTTATTTGCTTTAGTACACTGTGTCTGGTGCAACAGAAACTGAGCTTCAGTCCCAGAGGCATTTTCTGCCTTTTAAGAGTCTCCACGATACCACACTTTGACCATATTAGCCAAGGGGAGCTTGCTCTGCCAAGGCGACAAAGCATGGTGCTGCATAATTCATGTACAGACTGGTATCCATGCTGGCTTAAGGTGCCTGTGTCTAATCATGTTGGGTGTAGACAGTGATCACAGTTCCTTACCCAGCCGGTGGCGCTGAACATCTTGAGGTCTAAAGGATCTCCGGAGAGTTCGCCCTCTATCTTGGTCAGTGAGTGGCAGGCGGCCATGCATGCCACAAATGCAGTGTTCACCAGACTCTCTTTAGCTGCCTCATCCTCCGGAGGACAAAAACTATAATGAAAAGGGAGGAATGAACTCAACAAGTGGACTGTCTGAGTATGAGAGGAGCAAATTGCCAACAATAACTATGATGCTGCTTTAAATATATGGTTGGATAAGTGCCTATGTGGTTACTAATGAAATCATGTGGAAATGCCACAAAGATATCATTTTCCAGACAAACAAGAATCCATTTTCCAAAGAGAGACAAGAATCAAAACATCCACTGAGAATATATGATGACAGCACCTCCAGACAACATGACAGTTCTTTTATATTCCTTTACAGAAACGAACCCCTTGGAAATTTAAACCTTGgtgaatattaatatatttttctctccagttcttgcagttttttttgtgtagttGTTATGGCTCATCACTGCGACACATCACTTTTATTAAAAGACTATTAGATGtcctgaaaaaaataaaaggtccATGTGGCTAAAAATTTGCTTTTCATAAAAATGATCTGAAATACAGATGTTTAGGGAGTGCCTACCTGCCATTTTCTGCTCTCTGAATACCCCATAGATCCAAACCATCCTCTGTGAGAGTACCAGTCTGAAGGAAAAATACAGACCATTAACAATGCACATGAAGATATATCAACTCTGGTCATATTAATTACACCACAGAGCAGGAAAGTAACTCTAATAGCCCAAAACTATTAAAAGGAGGGAAATTCTCCTATTTTTAACCCATAAAGCTAAAAGGATTTAATGAACTTGTTagacatattttattaatctctaccaggaaacagagagggtaaataaaataaatcaactgtGTCAGCAATGTAAAGACAAGTTAAGACACATTCAGGCTGTAAAGACTTTGGACAGGTGTTTGGATTCAGATCCCACACAACCAATCATCTGAACACCTAAACTTTGATTTAGGGCTGAGACtaatgattcatttaattaCAAATTAATCTTCAGATTACATTCTCGGTTAACCATTGGCTCtacaaaatgtcataaaataatgaaagaatgCCTATCACACGTTTCCAGCAGTGTTGGCTGGACTACGTTATATTTAACAGGGTGGGTAGAAATTTCTCTTGCACATTGTGATCATTTTGGCTACTTTTTGTACCATTTGGAAACTTAGTCTACATTACAATAAATCAGCCCCTCCTGTGATTCGCATAAACTGACACTGACAGTGCACTGAGTTCATGAGGTTGATGCTGCGTTCATGTCATATCAGAGTAATTACAAGCATTGGACTGTGAAAGCTCAGATTGCCTGAAAACCAAACATGTCAGTTcagaatctttttttcttttttccaattATTATAAAACACGTGTGTCAGCTGCTCATATGAGTTTACTGCGACATTATCTAAATTTCAGGATTTATCAATTTTgagtttgctttgttttaacatgttagcatgtt is a genomic window containing:
- the LOC128368724 gene encoding polyamine-transporting ATPase 13A3-like, which codes for MTTREVKIINQGLEDEMEVWGYRPCMWKMILVGIGSVCSCGLLLLLLYWLPEWGVKGTCTHTSLRDAHTLLLRTTDEFKQWFRAKVHMMSAPGKAPFDTLDLQSTTQLPNGDGDHSVSAVDEEHGKLAYTQPVEINYFSHHSTIYYWNDVIHNFELYKGLEDVKGSCATIHSDHSAGLSKTLEDYRRLFFGENEIAVRVPSLFKLLIKEVLNPFYIFQLFSVILWSVEDYYYYATAIVFMSVISIATSLYTIKKQYVMLHDMVATHSVVRVSVCRGDKDVEQAMSTELVPGDVIVIPGNGMIMPCDAVLLRGTCIVNESMLTGESVPVTKTSLPSSGEEGAMTYNMEEHKRHTLFCGTHVIQTRFYAGELVKAVVVRTGFSTEKGQLVRSILYPKPTDFKLYRDAYLFLLCLVGVAGIGFIYTIVLSIMNKVPAQTIIIESLDIITITVPPALPAAMTAGIVYAQRRLKRVGIFCISPQRINMCGQLNMVCFDKTGTLTEDGLDLWGIQRAENGSFCPPEDEAAKESLVNTAFVACMAACHSLTKIEGELSGDPLDLKMFSATGWILEEPTEEETALHNPIMPTVVRPPKQVNPEANQNNPLTQNLELSELSSCEIGIVRQFPFSSALQRMSVVVRKLGEKHMDAYLKGAPEIVASLCKQHTVPQSFTETLETYTRQGFRVIALAHRQLESKLSWHKVQSLSRDLIETNVEFLGLIIMQNKIKEETAGVLSDLRQANIRTLMVTGDNMLTAISVARDCGMVRPHEKVIIADAVPPKDFSPAHITWHYTENPEQDVKDIQTVEISLEEGVYDDQLPQPDQGYHFAVTGRAFTVITEHFPQLVQKLALRGTVFARMAPDQKTQLVEVLQSIDYIVGMCGDGANDCGALKRAHSGISLSELEASVASPFTSSTSNISCVPNLIREGRAALITSFCVFKFMALYSIIQYLSVTLLYSILSNLGDFQFLFIDIVIILIIAFTMSLNPAWKELVNQRPPSSLISGPLLCSVLTQILTCMVFQVLAFLLVRQQSWYEIWTPLSDACNVSSSVPPHRPNVTSPHDHKNIKNYENTTLFYVSSFQYLAVAIVFSKGKPFRQPSYKNWPFMLSAIALYIFLFLIVLNPIPAIDSFLEIVCVPHDWRITLVIIIIMNAAVSFMLEILILDIILWKLVFRDNRGVNQLTKSPPADTLQMANDRWASACLSRLFCRKNKPPRVLYKLLALELQDDTDWPPRPSTVTYASATQSPISAPL